From one Aquila chrysaetos chrysaetos chromosome 7, bAquChr1.4, whole genome shotgun sequence genomic stretch:
- the CFAP91 gene encoding cilia- and flagella-associated protein 91 isoform X1: MSRTATGAVRAPLLGDGRQMAPGRTCDCPYDPLYTLSSEKDHSKSNVHIQLVGDKVVKAPMLRSMFSSLIHFPGHNLCLEGKDPVPPFIDRRWRGRAQQRLEALQKLAAAQSSLQIPQIVYEDPEVSGRNRYKYFARPLIPSNKLLPLNVAYAMAKTEPYVHSATRDSKVFGPKLRTLGTQTDYRDGETQTDPYSPEYVVPSGSVPELLTLATLTWGRGLPAGLAEVEMIERAREKRAWEATLPTMDSTSQITKRRKMMDDMERKEWAFREQEIEKLQEVRLEVLKKLLQRREKNQNELDAKRLDDHWQNHQKAKEEKIKKIQHDCALMLRKLIAKRKNVMGKLERRDIIKEYTDFASQTYAPLSRIGYFPDNHSECYVVKNFYLNTFAGLCELEASLPDSFTQAKIKAPKPKYTTTKTGFIKRSARLEVELAQVHQALLERKNKIKEPKKPLRFLEKVEKPVPRPPTPIMENPSIEEEETELAVICLQKLLRGRAIQNMMFEGKEKRLELIRELRTTHALQEDGQLLLKAEEQMTRALQQQHDLQMHKLSSMENHLAREEGRALANIFDFLSKELVRLQEERKIHAFVMLAERQRRMREAEESGRRQVEERRRQEEDEIFRQVVKVHQSTIDSYLEDIILSSMEDTAEEQAREEIQRMAVEINDIAYEMESRRTRLQSEEIVAELVYDFLIPEAEKMFIREKVRQSQRKHIYAAHQIIHGGTERVLADLALHQETSASKIKGDPPAGTASAALSGTAAGPSAAESACSAPIAHELAKFLCEESPGETAVNLSDGLDKDPTAS; encoded by the exons ACCCTCTGTACACACTATCAAGTGAGAAGGACCATTCAAAGTCAAATGTCCACATTCAGCTTGTCGGTGATAAAGTG GTAAAGGCACCAATGCTCAGAAGTATGTTTAGTAGCTTGATTCATTTCCCGGGCCACAATTTGTGCCTGGAGGGCAAAGATCCAGTGCCTCCATTTATTGACCGAAGATGGAGAGGGAGGGCTCAGCAGCGCCTGGAGGCTCTTCAGAAGCTTGCTGC AGCTCAATCTTCTCTTCAAATACCTCAAATTGTGTATGAAGATCCTGAAGTTAGTGGAAGGAATCGCTACAAATACTTTGCACG ACCTCTCATCCCTTCTAATAAGCTGCTTCCACTAAATGTTGCTTATGCAATGGCAAA GACAGAGCCCTATGTCCATTCAGCTACAAGAGACAGCAAGGTCTTCGGTCCCAAGTTACGAACTTTGGGCACACAGACAGATTACAGGGATGGTGAAACCCAGACGGATCCCTATTCCCCTGAATATGTAGTTCCCAGTGGCTCAGTCCCTGAACTTCTGACACTTGCTACACTCACTTGGG GTCGAGGGCTACCAGCAGGACTCGCCGAGGTGGAGATGATTGAACGTGCCCGGGAAAAACGTGCATGGGAAGCAACTCTTCCAACAATGGACAGTACCTCACAAAtcacaaagaggaggaaaatgatgGATGATATGGAGAGGAAGGAGTGGGCCTTTAGAGAACAGGAAATAGAAAA gtTGCAGGAGGTTCGACTGGAAGTCTTaaagaagctgctgcagaggcGAGAGAAGAATCAGAATGAGCTGGATGCCAAGCGCTTGGATGACCACTGGCAAAATCATCAGAAGgctaaagaagagaaaataaaaaagattcaGCATGACTGTGCGCTGA tgctCAGGAAACTGATAGCTAAGAGGAAGAATGTGATGGGGAAGCTGGAGAGACGAGATATCATCAAAGAATATACGGACTTTGCATCACAAACATACGCTCCTTTGTCTAGAATTGGTTATTTCCCAGACAACCATTCTGAATGCTATGTGGTAAAAAACTTCTATCTTAACACCTTTGCAG GACTGTGTGAACTGGAAGCATCTCTCCCAGATTCTTTCACCCAGGCCAAGATTAAAGCTCCGAAACCTAAGTACACTACCACTAAGACTGGATTTATTAAAAGATCAGCAAGGCTAGAGGTGGAGCTGGCACAGGTTCACCAG GCACTACTGGAGAGGAAGAATAAAATCAAGGAGCCAAAGAAGCCCCTCCGTTTCCTTGAGAAAGTAGAAAAGCCTGTTCCTCGGCCACCCACTCCAATCATGGAAAACCCATCAATT gaggaagaggaaacagaacTGGCAGTGATCTGTCTGCAGAAGTTGCTCCGAGGCAGGGCTATTCAGAACATG atgtttgaagggaaggagaagcgGCTGGAACTGATCAGAGAGCTGCGCACGACTCACGCACTCCAGGAGGATGGACAGCTGCTTTTGAAGGCAGAGGAGCAAATGACACGGGCTCTACAGCAACAGCATGACTTGCAAATGCACAAG ctatcaTCAATGGAAAACCACTTGgccagggaagaaggaagggcaCTGGCGAACATATTTGATTTCCTGTCCAAAGAGCTGGTGAGGCTGCAAGAAGAACGGAAGATCCACGCTTTTGTCATGCTGGCTGAGAGGCAGAGGCGGATGCGGGAAGCGGAGGAGAGTGGACGTCGTCAGGTGGAAGAGAGGCGGCGTCAGGAAGAAGATGAGATTTTCAGACAG GTGGTGAAAGTGCACCAGAGCACTATTGACTCCTACTTGGAGGACATTATCCTGAGTAGCATGGAGGACACAGCTGAAGAACAAGCCAGGGAAGAGATTCAGAGAATGGCTGTAGAAATCAATGACATTGCTTATGAAATGGAAAGTCG TCGAACTCGCCTGCAGTCAGAAGAGATTGTAGCAGAGCTGGTTTATGATTTCCTGATTCCAGAAGCTGAGAAAATGTTTATCAGAGAAAAAG TGAGGCAAtcccaaagaaaacacatctaTGCTGCTCATCAGATCATCCACGGGGGCACAGAGAGGGTACTGGCTGATCTGGCACTACATCAGGAGACATCTGCCAGCAAGATAAAGGGAGATCCTCCTGCTGGGACAGCTAGCGCTGCTTTGAGCGGGACAGCTGCTGGACCAAGTGCAGCTGAGAGCGCTTGCTCTGCCCCCATTGCACACGAACTAGCTAAATTTCTGTGCGAAGAAAGCCCAGGAGAGACAGCAGTGAACCTTTCTGACGGATTGGACAAGGATCCCACAGCCTCCTAG
- the CFAP91 gene encoding cilia- and flagella-associated protein 91 isoform X3: MSHPLYTLSSEKDHSKSNVHIQLVGDKVVKAPMLRSMFSSLIHFPGHNLCLEGKDPVPPFIDRRWRGRAQQRLEALQKLAAAQSSLQIPQIVYEDPEVSGRNRYKYFARPLIPSNKLLPLNVAYAMAKTEPYVHSATRDSKVFGPKLRTLGTQTDYRDGETQTDPYSPEYVVPSGSVPELLTLATLTWGRGLPAGLAEVEMIERAREKRAWEATLPTMDSTSQITKRRKMMDDMERKEWAFREQEIEKLQEVRLEVLKKLLQRREKNQNELDAKRLDDHWQNHQKAKEEKIKKIQHDCALMLRKLIAKRKNVMGKLERRDIIKEYTDFASQTYAPLSRIGYFPDNHSECYVVKNFYLNTFAGLCELEASLPDSFTQAKIKAPKPKYTTTKTGFIKRSARLEVELAQVHQALLERKNKIKEPKKPLRFLEKVEKPVPRPPTPIMENPSIEEEETELAVICLQKLLRGRAIQNMMFEGKEKRLELIRELRTTHALQEDGQLLLKAEEQMTRALQQQHDLQMHKLSSMENHLAREEGRALANIFDFLSKELVRLQEERKIHAFVMLAERQRRMREAEESGRRQVEERRRQEEDEIFRQVVKVHQSTIDSYLEDIILSSMEDTAEEQAREEIQRMAVEINDIAYEMESRRTRLQSEEIVAELVYDFLIPEAEKMFIREKVRQSQRKHIYAAHQIIHGGTERVLADLALHQETSASKIKGDPPAGTASAALSGTAAGPSAAESACSAPIAHELAKFLCEESPGETAVNLSDGLDKDPTAS, translated from the exons ACCCTCTGTACACACTATCAAGTGAGAAGGACCATTCAAAGTCAAATGTCCACATTCAGCTTGTCGGTGATAAAGTG GTAAAGGCACCAATGCTCAGAAGTATGTTTAGTAGCTTGATTCATTTCCCGGGCCACAATTTGTGCCTGGAGGGCAAAGATCCAGTGCCTCCATTTATTGACCGAAGATGGAGAGGGAGGGCTCAGCAGCGCCTGGAGGCTCTTCAGAAGCTTGCTGC AGCTCAATCTTCTCTTCAAATACCTCAAATTGTGTATGAAGATCCTGAAGTTAGTGGAAGGAATCGCTACAAATACTTTGCACG ACCTCTCATCCCTTCTAATAAGCTGCTTCCACTAAATGTTGCTTATGCAATGGCAAA GACAGAGCCCTATGTCCATTCAGCTACAAGAGACAGCAAGGTCTTCGGTCCCAAGTTACGAACTTTGGGCACACAGACAGATTACAGGGATGGTGAAACCCAGACGGATCCCTATTCCCCTGAATATGTAGTTCCCAGTGGCTCAGTCCCTGAACTTCTGACACTTGCTACACTCACTTGGG GTCGAGGGCTACCAGCAGGACTCGCCGAGGTGGAGATGATTGAACGTGCCCGGGAAAAACGTGCATGGGAAGCAACTCTTCCAACAATGGACAGTACCTCACAAAtcacaaagaggaggaaaatgatgGATGATATGGAGAGGAAGGAGTGGGCCTTTAGAGAACAGGAAATAGAAAA gtTGCAGGAGGTTCGACTGGAAGTCTTaaagaagctgctgcagaggcGAGAGAAGAATCAGAATGAGCTGGATGCCAAGCGCTTGGATGACCACTGGCAAAATCATCAGAAGgctaaagaagagaaaataaaaaagattcaGCATGACTGTGCGCTGA tgctCAGGAAACTGATAGCTAAGAGGAAGAATGTGATGGGGAAGCTGGAGAGACGAGATATCATCAAAGAATATACGGACTTTGCATCACAAACATACGCTCCTTTGTCTAGAATTGGTTATTTCCCAGACAACCATTCTGAATGCTATGTGGTAAAAAACTTCTATCTTAACACCTTTGCAG GACTGTGTGAACTGGAAGCATCTCTCCCAGATTCTTTCACCCAGGCCAAGATTAAAGCTCCGAAACCTAAGTACACTACCACTAAGACTGGATTTATTAAAAGATCAGCAAGGCTAGAGGTGGAGCTGGCACAGGTTCACCAG GCACTACTGGAGAGGAAGAATAAAATCAAGGAGCCAAAGAAGCCCCTCCGTTTCCTTGAGAAAGTAGAAAAGCCTGTTCCTCGGCCACCCACTCCAATCATGGAAAACCCATCAATT gaggaagaggaaacagaacTGGCAGTGATCTGTCTGCAGAAGTTGCTCCGAGGCAGGGCTATTCAGAACATG atgtttgaagggaaggagaagcgGCTGGAACTGATCAGAGAGCTGCGCACGACTCACGCACTCCAGGAGGATGGACAGCTGCTTTTGAAGGCAGAGGAGCAAATGACACGGGCTCTACAGCAACAGCATGACTTGCAAATGCACAAG ctatcaTCAATGGAAAACCACTTGgccagggaagaaggaagggcaCTGGCGAACATATTTGATTTCCTGTCCAAAGAGCTGGTGAGGCTGCAAGAAGAACGGAAGATCCACGCTTTTGTCATGCTGGCTGAGAGGCAGAGGCGGATGCGGGAAGCGGAGGAGAGTGGACGTCGTCAGGTGGAAGAGAGGCGGCGTCAGGAAGAAGATGAGATTTTCAGACAG GTGGTGAAAGTGCACCAGAGCACTATTGACTCCTACTTGGAGGACATTATCCTGAGTAGCATGGAGGACACAGCTGAAGAACAAGCCAGGGAAGAGATTCAGAGAATGGCTGTAGAAATCAATGACATTGCTTATGAAATGGAAAGTCG TCGAACTCGCCTGCAGTCAGAAGAGATTGTAGCAGAGCTGGTTTATGATTTCCTGATTCCAGAAGCTGAGAAAATGTTTATCAGAGAAAAAG TGAGGCAAtcccaaagaaaacacatctaTGCTGCTCATCAGATCATCCACGGGGGCACAGAGAGGGTACTGGCTGATCTGGCACTACATCAGGAGACATCTGCCAGCAAGATAAAGGGAGATCCTCCTGCTGGGACAGCTAGCGCTGCTTTGAGCGGGACAGCTGCTGGACCAAGTGCAGCTGAGAGCGCTTGCTCTGCCCCCATTGCACACGAACTAGCTAAATTTCTGTGCGAAGAAAGCCCAGGAGAGACAGCAGTGAACCTTTCTGACGGATTGGACAAGGATCCCACAGCCTCCTAG
- the CFAP91 gene encoding cilia- and flagella-associated protein 91 isoform X4 — protein sequence MSRTATGAVRAPLLGDGRQMAPGRTCDCPYDPLYTLSSEKDHSKSNVHIQLVGDKVVKAPMLRSMFSSLIHFPGHNLCLEGKDPVPPFIDRRWRGRAQQRLEALQKLAAAQSSLQIPQIVYEDPEVSGRNRYKYFARPLIPSNKLLPLNVAYAMAKTEPYVHSATRDSKVFGPKLRTLGTQTDYRDGETQTDPYSPEYVVPSGSVPELLTLATLTWGRGLPAGLAEVEMIERAREKRAWEATLPTMDSTSQITKRRKMMDDMERKEWAFREQEIEKLQEVRLEVLKKLLQRREKNQNELDAKRLDDHWQNHQKAKEEKIKKIQHDCALMLRKLIAKRKNVMGKLERRDIIKEYTDFASQTYAPLSRIGYFPDNHSECYVVKNFYLNTFAGLCELEASLPDSFTQAKIKAPKPKYTTTKTGFIKRSARLEVELAQVHQALLERKNKIKEPKKPLRFLEKVEKPVPRPPTPIMENPSIEEEETELAVICLQKLLRGRAIQNMLSSMENHLAREEGRALANIFDFLSKELVRLQEERKIHAFVMLAERQRRMREAEESGRRQVEERRRQEEDEIFRQVVKVHQSTIDSYLEDIILSSMEDTAEEQAREEIQRMAVEINDIAYEMESRRTRLQSEEIVAELVYDFLIPEAEKMFIREKVRQSQRKHIYAAHQIIHGGTERVLADLALHQETSASKIKGDPPAGTASAALSGTAAGPSAAESACSAPIAHELAKFLCEESPGETAVNLSDGLDKDPTAS from the exons ACCCTCTGTACACACTATCAAGTGAGAAGGACCATTCAAAGTCAAATGTCCACATTCAGCTTGTCGGTGATAAAGTG GTAAAGGCACCAATGCTCAGAAGTATGTTTAGTAGCTTGATTCATTTCCCGGGCCACAATTTGTGCCTGGAGGGCAAAGATCCAGTGCCTCCATTTATTGACCGAAGATGGAGAGGGAGGGCTCAGCAGCGCCTGGAGGCTCTTCAGAAGCTTGCTGC AGCTCAATCTTCTCTTCAAATACCTCAAATTGTGTATGAAGATCCTGAAGTTAGTGGAAGGAATCGCTACAAATACTTTGCACG ACCTCTCATCCCTTCTAATAAGCTGCTTCCACTAAATGTTGCTTATGCAATGGCAAA GACAGAGCCCTATGTCCATTCAGCTACAAGAGACAGCAAGGTCTTCGGTCCCAAGTTACGAACTTTGGGCACACAGACAGATTACAGGGATGGTGAAACCCAGACGGATCCCTATTCCCCTGAATATGTAGTTCCCAGTGGCTCAGTCCCTGAACTTCTGACACTTGCTACACTCACTTGGG GTCGAGGGCTACCAGCAGGACTCGCCGAGGTGGAGATGATTGAACGTGCCCGGGAAAAACGTGCATGGGAAGCAACTCTTCCAACAATGGACAGTACCTCACAAAtcacaaagaggaggaaaatgatgGATGATATGGAGAGGAAGGAGTGGGCCTTTAGAGAACAGGAAATAGAAAA gtTGCAGGAGGTTCGACTGGAAGTCTTaaagaagctgctgcagaggcGAGAGAAGAATCAGAATGAGCTGGATGCCAAGCGCTTGGATGACCACTGGCAAAATCATCAGAAGgctaaagaagagaaaataaaaaagattcaGCATGACTGTGCGCTGA tgctCAGGAAACTGATAGCTAAGAGGAAGAATGTGATGGGGAAGCTGGAGAGACGAGATATCATCAAAGAATATACGGACTTTGCATCACAAACATACGCTCCTTTGTCTAGAATTGGTTATTTCCCAGACAACCATTCTGAATGCTATGTGGTAAAAAACTTCTATCTTAACACCTTTGCAG GACTGTGTGAACTGGAAGCATCTCTCCCAGATTCTTTCACCCAGGCCAAGATTAAAGCTCCGAAACCTAAGTACACTACCACTAAGACTGGATTTATTAAAAGATCAGCAAGGCTAGAGGTGGAGCTGGCACAGGTTCACCAG GCACTACTGGAGAGGAAGAATAAAATCAAGGAGCCAAAGAAGCCCCTCCGTTTCCTTGAGAAAGTAGAAAAGCCTGTTCCTCGGCCACCCACTCCAATCATGGAAAACCCATCAATT gaggaagaggaaacagaacTGGCAGTGATCTGTCTGCAGAAGTTGCTCCGAGGCAGGGCTATTCAGAACATG ctatcaTCAATGGAAAACCACTTGgccagggaagaaggaagggcaCTGGCGAACATATTTGATTTCCTGTCCAAAGAGCTGGTGAGGCTGCAAGAAGAACGGAAGATCCACGCTTTTGTCATGCTGGCTGAGAGGCAGAGGCGGATGCGGGAAGCGGAGGAGAGTGGACGTCGTCAGGTGGAAGAGAGGCGGCGTCAGGAAGAAGATGAGATTTTCAGACAG GTGGTGAAAGTGCACCAGAGCACTATTGACTCCTACTTGGAGGACATTATCCTGAGTAGCATGGAGGACACAGCTGAAGAACAAGCCAGGGAAGAGATTCAGAGAATGGCTGTAGAAATCAATGACATTGCTTATGAAATGGAAAGTCG TCGAACTCGCCTGCAGTCAGAAGAGATTGTAGCAGAGCTGGTTTATGATTTCCTGATTCCAGAAGCTGAGAAAATGTTTATCAGAGAAAAAG TGAGGCAAtcccaaagaaaacacatctaTGCTGCTCATCAGATCATCCACGGGGGCACAGAGAGGGTACTGGCTGATCTGGCACTACATCAGGAGACATCTGCCAGCAAGATAAAGGGAGATCCTCCTGCTGGGACAGCTAGCGCTGCTTTGAGCGGGACAGCTGCTGGACCAAGTGCAGCTGAGAGCGCTTGCTCTGCCCCCATTGCACACGAACTAGCTAAATTTCTGTGCGAAGAAAGCCCAGGAGAGACAGCAGTGAACCTTTCTGACGGATTGGACAAGGATCCCACAGCCTCCTAG
- the CFAP91 gene encoding cilia- and flagella-associated protein 91 isoform X2, whose protein sequence is MKQKCSLMHSKQLLVAGYLHLHHLTLSYTLVKAPMLRSMFSSLIHFPGHNLCLEGKDPVPPFIDRRWRGRAQQRLEALQKLAAAQSSLQIPQIVYEDPEVSGRNRYKYFARPLIPSNKLLPLNVAYAMAKTEPYVHSATRDSKVFGPKLRTLGTQTDYRDGETQTDPYSPEYVVPSGSVPELLTLATLTWGRGLPAGLAEVEMIERAREKRAWEATLPTMDSTSQITKRRKMMDDMERKEWAFREQEIEKLQEVRLEVLKKLLQRREKNQNELDAKRLDDHWQNHQKAKEEKIKKIQHDCALMLRKLIAKRKNVMGKLERRDIIKEYTDFASQTYAPLSRIGYFPDNHSECYVVKNFYLNTFAGLCELEASLPDSFTQAKIKAPKPKYTTTKTGFIKRSARLEVELAQVHQALLERKNKIKEPKKPLRFLEKVEKPVPRPPTPIMENPSIEEEETELAVICLQKLLRGRAIQNMMFEGKEKRLELIRELRTTHALQEDGQLLLKAEEQMTRALQQQHDLQMHKLSSMENHLAREEGRALANIFDFLSKELVRLQEERKIHAFVMLAERQRRMREAEESGRRQVEERRRQEEDEIFRQVVKVHQSTIDSYLEDIILSSMEDTAEEQAREEIQRMAVEINDIAYEMESRRTRLQSEEIVAELVYDFLIPEAEKMFIREKVRQSQRKHIYAAHQIIHGGTERVLADLALHQETSASKIKGDPPAGTASAALSGTAAGPSAAESACSAPIAHELAKFLCEESPGETAVNLSDGLDKDPTAS, encoded by the exons atgaaacaaaaatgcagtcTCATGCACAGCAAGCAGCTACTCGTAGCAGGGTACCTACATCTTCATCATCTGACACTCTCTTACACTCTG GTAAAGGCACCAATGCTCAGAAGTATGTTTAGTAGCTTGATTCATTTCCCGGGCCACAATTTGTGCCTGGAGGGCAAAGATCCAGTGCCTCCATTTATTGACCGAAGATGGAGAGGGAGGGCTCAGCAGCGCCTGGAGGCTCTTCAGAAGCTTGCTGC AGCTCAATCTTCTCTTCAAATACCTCAAATTGTGTATGAAGATCCTGAAGTTAGTGGAAGGAATCGCTACAAATACTTTGCACG ACCTCTCATCCCTTCTAATAAGCTGCTTCCACTAAATGTTGCTTATGCAATGGCAAA GACAGAGCCCTATGTCCATTCAGCTACAAGAGACAGCAAGGTCTTCGGTCCCAAGTTACGAACTTTGGGCACACAGACAGATTACAGGGATGGTGAAACCCAGACGGATCCCTATTCCCCTGAATATGTAGTTCCCAGTGGCTCAGTCCCTGAACTTCTGACACTTGCTACACTCACTTGGG GTCGAGGGCTACCAGCAGGACTCGCCGAGGTGGAGATGATTGAACGTGCCCGGGAAAAACGTGCATGGGAAGCAACTCTTCCAACAATGGACAGTACCTCACAAAtcacaaagaggaggaaaatgatgGATGATATGGAGAGGAAGGAGTGGGCCTTTAGAGAACAGGAAATAGAAAA gtTGCAGGAGGTTCGACTGGAAGTCTTaaagaagctgctgcagaggcGAGAGAAGAATCAGAATGAGCTGGATGCCAAGCGCTTGGATGACCACTGGCAAAATCATCAGAAGgctaaagaagagaaaataaaaaagattcaGCATGACTGTGCGCTGA tgctCAGGAAACTGATAGCTAAGAGGAAGAATGTGATGGGGAAGCTGGAGAGACGAGATATCATCAAAGAATATACGGACTTTGCATCACAAACATACGCTCCTTTGTCTAGAATTGGTTATTTCCCAGACAACCATTCTGAATGCTATGTGGTAAAAAACTTCTATCTTAACACCTTTGCAG GACTGTGTGAACTGGAAGCATCTCTCCCAGATTCTTTCACCCAGGCCAAGATTAAAGCTCCGAAACCTAAGTACACTACCACTAAGACTGGATTTATTAAAAGATCAGCAAGGCTAGAGGTGGAGCTGGCACAGGTTCACCAG GCACTACTGGAGAGGAAGAATAAAATCAAGGAGCCAAAGAAGCCCCTCCGTTTCCTTGAGAAAGTAGAAAAGCCTGTTCCTCGGCCACCCACTCCAATCATGGAAAACCCATCAATT gaggaagaggaaacagaacTGGCAGTGATCTGTCTGCAGAAGTTGCTCCGAGGCAGGGCTATTCAGAACATG atgtttgaagggaaggagaagcgGCTGGAACTGATCAGAGAGCTGCGCACGACTCACGCACTCCAGGAGGATGGACAGCTGCTTTTGAAGGCAGAGGAGCAAATGACACGGGCTCTACAGCAACAGCATGACTTGCAAATGCACAAG ctatcaTCAATGGAAAACCACTTGgccagggaagaaggaagggcaCTGGCGAACATATTTGATTTCCTGTCCAAAGAGCTGGTGAGGCTGCAAGAAGAACGGAAGATCCACGCTTTTGTCATGCTGGCTGAGAGGCAGAGGCGGATGCGGGAAGCGGAGGAGAGTGGACGTCGTCAGGTGGAAGAGAGGCGGCGTCAGGAAGAAGATGAGATTTTCAGACAG GTGGTGAAAGTGCACCAGAGCACTATTGACTCCTACTTGGAGGACATTATCCTGAGTAGCATGGAGGACACAGCTGAAGAACAAGCCAGGGAAGAGATTCAGAGAATGGCTGTAGAAATCAATGACATTGCTTATGAAATGGAAAGTCG TCGAACTCGCCTGCAGTCAGAAGAGATTGTAGCAGAGCTGGTTTATGATTTCCTGATTCCAGAAGCTGAGAAAATGTTTATCAGAGAAAAAG TGAGGCAAtcccaaagaaaacacatctaTGCTGCTCATCAGATCATCCACGGGGGCACAGAGAGGGTACTGGCTGATCTGGCACTACATCAGGAGACATCTGCCAGCAAGATAAAGGGAGATCCTCCTGCTGGGACAGCTAGCGCTGCTTTGAGCGGGACAGCTGCTGGACCAAGTGCAGCTGAGAGCGCTTGCTCTGCCCCCATTGCACACGAACTAGCTAAATTTCTGTGCGAAGAAAGCCCAGGAGAGACAGCAGTGAACCTTTCTGACGGATTGGACAAGGATCCCACAGCCTCCTAG